One region of Gossypium raimondii isolate GPD5lz chromosome 6, ASM2569854v1, whole genome shotgun sequence genomic DNA includes:
- the LOC128041808 gene encoding oligopeptide transporter 1-like: MEHQDSKLITLSYQTKNIDIHETSDDEVNDSPIEQVRLTVPIVDDPTLPCLTFRTWVLGITSCAVLSFLNQFFHYRQNSLHISSLTAQILVLPLGNLMATYLPNRTLVLFPSTKWSFSLNPGPFNIKEHVLITIFANSGSTNVYAVNIITIVKAFYHGQIHPFAALLLAHTTQMLGYGWAGIYRKFLVDSPYMWWPNNLVQVSLFRALHDDEVRQKGGLTRLQFFLMVFISSLAYYIVPNYLFPSITALSLVCWIWKDSVTAQIIGAGRDGLGVGSFALDWSTVASFLQSPLATPAFAIINIMLGFVIVVYILTPVAYWTNSYEARRFPIISSHVFTDDGEKYDVSRILNFTTYEFNQRGYDGYSKINLSVFFAYSYGLSFATLVATVSHVVFFHGSTIWQQTKSTFRDKFSDVHYRIMKKSYEAVPQWWFYMLSSIVVGLAVLISQGFGKQFQLPYWGVLLAIGLALFFTLPVGVIMATTNQQLGLNIIAELIIGYIYPGKPLANVVFKTYGYISAAQAVMFLQDFKLGHYMKVPPKSMFVVQLVGTVVATSVYFGTAWWLLTTVEHICDPSKLTKGSPWTCPGDDIFYNASIIWGVVGPVRMFGRLGLYSKMNYFFLIGIVAPLPVWILSRMFPEKKWIKLVHMPLIIGGAGALPAARVVNYWCWGSVGVLFNVFVYRRYKGWWARHNYILSAGLDAGVAFMAILCYFTLQMWNVNGPKWWGAQLDDHCPLASCPTAPGIQVEGCPVFQ, from the exons ATGGAACATCAAGACTCTAAACTGATTACTTTGTCTTACCAGACCAAGAACATCGACATCCACGAAACCTCTG ATGATGAAGTAAATGATTCTCCAATAGAACAAGTCCGACTCACTGTTCCAATTGTCGATGATCCGACATTACCATGTTTGACATTTAGAACATGGGTTTTAGGGATAACCTCGTGTGCTGTCTTGTCTTTCTTGAACCAGTTCTTCCATTACCGTCAAAATTCACTCCACATTTCTTCACTCACAGCACAAATCCTTGTTCTTCCACTTGGAAACCTGATGGCAACATATCTACCTAACAGAACACTTGTGTTGTTTCCTTCAACCAAATGGTCCTTCTCATTGAATCCAGGCCCTTTTAACATTAAGGAACATGTTCTTATTACCATATTTGCAAATTCTGGTTCTACCAATGTTTATGCAGTCAACATTATCACCATAGTTAAAGCATTTTATCATGGTCAGATACACCCTTTCGCTGCTTTGTTGTTAGCTCATACTACCCAG ATGCTTGGGTATGGATGGGCTGGGATTTACAGAAAGTTTCTTGTTGATTCACCGTATATGTGGTGGCCTAATAACCTAGTGCAGGTCTCCCTCTTTAG GGCGTTGCATGATGATGAGGTTAGGCAAAAAGGTGGCCTAACAAGGTTGCAATTCTTCCTCATGGTGTTCATATCGAGTTTGGCGTATTATATCGTTCCAAACTATCTTTTTCCGTCCATTACGGCTTTATCCTTGGTTTGTTGGATATGGAAGGATTCGGTGACGGCCCAAATCATTGGAGCCGGTCGAGACGGTCTCGGGGTAGGATCGTTTGCACTGGATTGGTCAACTGTGGCTAGCTTTTTACAATCACCATTAGCCACCCCTGCATTTGCTATAATCAACATAATGTTGGGGTTTGTCATTGTAGTTTATATATTAACCCCTGTAGCTTACTGGACTAACTCCTACGAAGCGAGGAGATTTCCGATCATCTCGTCGCATGTGTTCACCGACGACGGCGAGAAATACGATGTTTcgagaattttgaatttcacgACCTACGAATTCAATCAACGAGGATATGATGGCTATAGCAAAATTAACTTGAGTGTGTTCTTTGCATATTCTTATGGTCTTAGCTTTGCTACATTGGTTGCTACTGTGTCACATGTTGTGTTTTTCCATGGAAG CACGATATGGCAACAAACGAAATCGACATTTCGGGATAAGTTTAGTGATGTTCATTATAGAATAATGAAGAAAAGCTATGAAGCAGTACCGCAATGGTGGTTTTATATGCTGTCGAGCATCGTAGTCGGACTCGCTGTGCTTATTTCTCAAGGCTTTGGCAAGCAGTTTCAACTCCCTTACTGGGGAGTCCTTTTGGCAATTGGCTTGGCCTTGTTCTTTACTCTCCCAGTAGGTGTGATTATGGCTACCACAAACCAG CAACTGGGACTAAATATCATCGCCGAGCTGATTATCGGTTACATTTATCCGGGAAAACCGTTGGCAAATGTTGTTTTCAAGACATACGGTTATATAAGCGCGGCGCAGGCGGTTATGTTTCTACAAGACTTCAAACTAGGCCATTATATGAAAGTTCCTCCAAAGTCGATGTTTGTTGTCCAG TTGGTAGGAACGGTGGTGGCTACTAGTGTCTATTTTGGGACAGCTTGGTGGCTCTTAACAACAGTGGAACATATATGTGACCCATCTAAATTGACAAAAGGAAGTCCTTGGACATGTCCTGGTGATGACATATTCTATAATGCTTCCATCATTTGGGGTGTAGTTGGACCAGTTCGAATGTTTGGTCGGCTCGGTTTGTATTCTAAGATGAACTACTTCTTTCTTATCGGGATTGTTGCACCGTTGCCCGTGTGGATACTGTCCCGTATGTTCCCTGAGAAAAAGTGGATTAAGCTCGTTCACATGCCGTTGATTATCGGAGGTGCGGGGGCATTGCCAGCAGCCAGGGTTGTGAACTACTGGTGTTGGGGTAGTGTTGGGGTGTTGTTCAATGTTTTTGTGTATAGGAGATATAAAGGTTGGTGGGCTCGTCATAACTATATATTGTCAGCTGGGTTAGATGCTGGTGTAGCTTTTATGGCTATTCTTTGTTACTTCACATTGCAAATGTGGAATGTTAATGGACCTAAGTGGTGGGGTGCTCAGTTAGATGATCATTGCCCCCTTGCTAGTTGCCCTACTGCTCCTGGAATACAAGTTGAAGGTTGCCCTGTTTTTCAATGA
- the LOC105774079 gene encoding phosphoglycolate phosphatase 2 codes for MEQVSMEATNPNPSSMSGVAAASAAELLCCANARALLDSVDAFLFDCDGVIWKGDKLIDGVPQTLDMLRSKGKKLVFVTNNSTKSRIQYANKFQSLGLSVNQDEIFSSSFAAAMYLKVNQFPPHKKVYVIGGEGIVQELQLAGFTALGGPEDAEKRAQWKSNCLFEHDKYVGAVVVGLDPDINYYKLQYATLCIRENPGCLFIATNRDSVGHMTDLQEWPGAGCMVAAVCGSTEQEPIVVGKPSTFMMDFLLQKFNVSTSRMCMVGDRLDTDILFGQNAGCKTLLVLSGVTTQSTLDDPSNSIKPDYYTNKVSDILSLLGE; via the exons ATGGAACAAGTATCAATGGAGGCTACTAATCCGAATCCGAGTTCAATGAGCGGCGTCGCTGCTGCTTCCGCCGCCGAGCTTCTATGCTGTGCGAACGCGAGAGCACTGTTGGATTCCGTCGACGCATTTCTATTTGATTGCGATG GTGTTATTTGGAAAGGCGACAAGCTGATCGATGGAGTCCCACAGACGTTAGATATGCTTCGATCCAAG GGGAAGAAACTGGTATTTGTGACCAACAACTCTACCAAGTCCAGAATCCAATATGCTAACAAGTTTCAGTCTCTTGGACTTTCTGTCAATCAG GATGAGATATTTTCGTCTTCTTTTGCTGCTGCTATGTACTTGAAGGTCAACCAGTTTCCTCCTCACAAGAAG GTTTATGTCATTGGCGGGGAAGGCATAGTACAGGAGTTGCAACTTGCTGGATTTACCGCTCTTGGTGGCCCA GAAGATGCAGAAAAAAGGGCTCAGTGGAAATCAAATTGTCTCTTTGAGCATGATAAATAT GTTGGAGCAGTTGTTGTTGGATTAGATCCAGATATTAACTATTACAAACTTCA GTATGCGACCCTTTGCATCCGTGAGAACCCAGGTTGTCTTTTTATTGCTACGAACCGTGATTCAGTTGGACACATGACTGATCTGCAAGAGTGGCCTG GTGCGGGATGCATGGTTGCTGCCGTTTGTGGGTCAACGGAACAAGAGCCTATTGTAGTTGGAAAACCTTCAACCTTCATGATGGACTTTTTACTGCAGAA ATTTAATGTAAGTACATCTAGAATGTGCATGGTGGGTGATAGACTAGATACTGACATTTTATTTGGACAAAATGCTGGTTGCAAAACCCTGCTTGTTCTATCAG GAGTAACAACACAGTCCACTCTTGATGACCCCTCAAACAGCATCAAACCAGATTATTACACCAACAAGGTATCTGATATTCTCAGTTTATTGGGAGAATGA